In Eriocheir sinensis breed Jianghai 21 chromosome 64, ASM2467909v1, whole genome shotgun sequence, one DNA window encodes the following:
- the LOC126987453 gene encoding uncharacterized protein LOC126987453, producing the protein MPCLPRNKRCLEDMANEHSYSAASGQCPAPEERRLWSEETEEMADSAELDPRLCSEDHVASASKRLKPDNPGCLSPTASPVKAAAASMEGVQSGSPETVLVDGEVPLEDTHPAAAPRQPTRRRLDFPAEAGLTPAQQYTWFASLLKQHGELEPLFKEGRLRPYLTVRDDVAFYKRLLTEGFLDVVLVENAAERQHTVIIHNVPLYMNANLIETPDNFLWIKRRYAGTAPRPQLLGAVVGHVPTEVHLLGVGRKAVEPYTAEPDICRHCCRWGHQEWRCRSAPRCRYCAGTHKSALCLQKIQAGTPVPRKCCNCGGEHNAHYHSCPMKPKPSRVAAPDHHPQQGRPRVVFRPAPLPQSSAWARGAPSTSEFPPLPGSSAPAAPASPTATPVPRKAPAPAPQPQPTVPPVPAASPPAVDGSTPVLHQILAAVTQLQETLAATISRVAALEQRVSTPPPVRELSSIPAPAPASAPAPCPALPSAGEAMDADSGASVVPPAGQMQNTPATPPAVVTAAAEGTAEPRHGQTGPSPSPADPPLQWEATLQVLLAQFASLTQQVAELHHRITPLLDRQPPPPDQCLLSDHFALETTIPIQPAPAVSRKRLAVSAARMPHLVAEVGAWYHTVKGSFTDAASLYHGLLDTVESFVAAGRAPPRPAKRRLQTYASDPAVSNCQRTLASYQRRWQQDPADRAARDAMVAVARHLTELRQEARSRHWVAFLASVRKTRSLREVWHHVNRVRGRTKRLVSDPAPAGRAQDLMRQWQRASSLVGLPAQHQAELARHRERRMALVQHHVTLLDDTCVPITHDELLLAVKHGKSTAPGHDGLTYDILNALLVVQGDNPLLDLFNMSFAAGCLPPPWKAALIVPIPKGDGTFRPISLTSCVCKLLERVILNRLL; encoded by the exons ATGCCCTGCCTTCCACGGAATAAACGGTGTCTAGAGGACATGGCTAACGAACATTCCTACTCGGCGGCTTCCGGGCAGTGTCCTGCCCCTGAGGAACGGCGCCTGTGGTCTGAGGAGACTGAAGAGATGGCCGACTCTGCCGAACTTGACCCTCGCCTTTGTTCGGAGGACCACGTGGCCAGCGCTAGCAAGCGGCTCAAGCCGGATAATCCTGGCTGCCTCTCCCCCACTGCCTCTCCTGTTAAAGCTGCCGCCGCATCCATGGAGGGTGTGCAGTCTGGTAGCCCTGAAACTGTCCTGGTCGACGGTGAGGTGCCCCTGGAGGACACGCACCCAGCCGCGGCCCCGCGCCAACCCACCCGCCGCCGCCTAGACTTCCCCGCCGAGGCCGGGCTGACACCAGCCCAGCAATACACGTGGTTTGCATCTCTACTGAAGCAGCACGGTGAGTTGGAGCCGCTCTTCAAGGAGGGTAGGCTCCGACCTTATCTCACGGTCAGGGACGACGTCGCCTTCTACAAGCGGCTCCTCACTGAGGGGTTCCTCGACGTAGTTTTGGTCGAAAATGCAGCGGAGCGGCAGCACACTGTCATCATCCACAATGTGCCGCTCTACATGAATGCCAACCTCATTGAGACCCCGGACAACTTTCTGTGGATAAAGCGCAGGTATGCGGGCACGGCCCCTCGCCCGCAGCTTCTTGGAGCGGTGGTTGGCCACGTCCCGACAGAGGTGCACCTCCTCGGGGTGGGTCGTAAGGCTGTGGAGCCCTACACGGCGGAGCCCGACATCTGTCGCCACTGTTGCCGGTGGGGCCATCAGGAGTGGCGCTGCAGATCGGCCCCTCGGTGCCGGTATTGTGCGGGCACGCACAAATCAGCTCTGTGCCTCCAGAAGATCCAGGCGGGCACACCCGTCCCCCGTAAGTGCTGCAACTGTGGTGGTGAGCATAACGCCCACTACCACTCCTGCCCGATGAAGCCTAAACCATCTCGGGTCGCGGCGCCTGACCACCACCCTCAGCAAGGCCGCCCTAGGGTTGTGTTccgccctgctcctctccctcagtcCTCGGCCTGGGCCCGGGGGGCTCCCTCAACGTCCGAGTTTCCGCCCCTGCCGGGCTCGTCCGCCCCTGCTGCCCCAGCCTCACCCACTGCCACCCCTGTGCCTCGCAAGGCTCCTGCTCCGGCACCCCAGCCACAGCCTACCGTCCCCCCTGTGCCGGCTGCCAGTCCCCCCGCTGTCGATGGGTCGACCCCTGTCCTCCATCAAATCCTCGCTGCAGTCACCCAGCTGCAGGAGACGCTGGCTGCAACGATCTCCAGGGTGGCGGCCTTGGAGCAGCGAGTCTCCACGCCCCCGCCTGTGCGTGAGCTCTCCTCCATCCCGGCCCCTGCTCCAGCTTCAGCCCCGGCCccgtgccctgccctgccgtCTGCTGGTGAGGCCATGGACGCCGATAGTGGGGCCAGTGTGGTTCCCCCTGCGGGCCAGATGCAGAACACCCCTGCAACCCCACCGGCTGTGGTGACTGCAGCTGCCGAGGGAACGGCCGAACCTCGCCATGGCCAGACgggtccttcaccttcacctgctgaTCCTCCACTGCAGTGGGAGGCCACACTCCAGGTGCTGCTGGCGCAGTTTGCTTCCCTGACTCAGCAGGTGGCTGAGCTCCATCATCGGATCACCCCACTCCTTGACCGGCAACCACCCCCTCCTGACCA GTGTTTGCTGAGTGACCACTTTGCCCTGGAGACGACCATCCCGATCCAGCCTGCCCCTGCTGTGTCCCGGAAGCGGTTGGCTGTCTCTGCTGCCCGGATGCCGCACCTCGTTGCCGAAGTCGGGGCGTGGTACCATACTGTGAAGGGATCCTTTACCGACGCCGCCTCGCTGTACCACGGCCTGCTGGACACCGTCGAGAGTTTTGTTGCAGCTGGCAGGGCCCCTCCAAGGCCCGCCAAGCGCCGCCTGCAGACCTACGCCTCGGACCCGGCTGTCTCCAACTGTCAGCGGACCCTTGCCTCGTACCAGCGGCGCTGGCAGCAGGACCCCGCCGATCGGGCTGCCCGCGATGCCATGGTCGCTGTGGCGCGCCACCTCACTGAACTCAGACAAGAGGCCCGGTCACGACACTGGGTCGCCTTCCTTGCCAGCGTGCGCAAGACCCGCTCCCTGCGGGAGGTTTGGCACCATGTcaacagggtgagagggaggaccaAACGGCTGGTGAGTGACCCTGCCCCTGCGGGCCGGGCCCAGGACCTGATGCGCCAGTGGCAGAGGGCCTCCTCCCTTGTTGGTctccctgcacaacaccaggccgAACTTGCCCGCCACAGGGAGCGGCGGATGGCCCTCGTTCAGCACCACGTCACACTTCTGGATGACACATGTGTCCCCATTACCCACGATGAACTCCTTCTTGCCGTCAAACATGGCAAGTCAACAGCCCCGGGCCACGACGGGTTGACTTACGACATTCTTAATGCCTTACTCGTTGTGCAAGGCGACAACCCCCTGCTTGACCTGTTCAACATGTCGTTTGCCGCAGGTTGCCTCCCCCCTCCGTGGAAAGCTGCATTGATCGTTCCCATCCCCAAGGGTGATGGCACCTTTCGCCCTATCTCCCTGACGAGCTGTGTGTGTAAACTGTTAGAGCGGGTGATCTTGAACAGACTTCTATAA